Proteins encoded in a region of the Anopheles ziemanni chromosome 2, idAnoZiCoDA_A2_x.2, whole genome shotgun sequence genome:
- the LOC131282182 gene encoding synaptotagmin 1 → MAPNTRLWKRDAEADSDATKLAEAASTLATKIFGHKQKHHTTTTESEIDLEENEDFSTALPTKGEAEKLGDKAAEMTEALAHEMGIPTWGLVSIIIFIVLIILGICGFCIRRCFRKRRSKDGKKGMKGVDLKSVQLLGSAYKEKVQPDMEELTENAEEGDEGESKQSEQKLGKLQYKLEYDFNSNALTVTVIQAEELPALDMGGTSDPYVKVYLLPDKKKKFETKVHRKTLNPVFNESFTFKSLPYAEAMNKTLVFAIFDFDRFSKHDQIGEVKVPLCQIDLAQTIEEWRELQSVEGEGGQENKLGDICFSLRYVPTAGKLTVVILEAKNLKKMDVGGLSDPYVKIALMQNGKRLKKKKTSIKKCTLNPYYNESFSFEVPFEQIQKVNLVVTVVDYDRIGTSEPIGKVVLGYNASGTELRHWSDMLASPRRPIAQWHTLKDPDDDKKD, encoded by the exons atggctcCCAACACTCGCCTTTGGAAGAGAGATGCTGAGGCGGATAGTGATGCGACCAAACTTGCAGAGGCAGCAAGTACGCTGGCCACAAAAATATTTGGGCACAAGCAAAAGCACCATACTACTACAACAGAATCGGAAATAGACCTGG AAGAGAATGAGGACTTCAGCACAGCGTTGCCGACCAAGGGTGAGGCGGAAAAGCTGGGAGATAAGGCGGCTGAGATGACCGAGGCCCTGGCGCACGAGATGGGCATTCCAACGTGGGGTCttgtttccatcatcatcttcatagTACTGATTATCCTGGGCATATGCGGTTTCTGTATTCGACGCTGCTTCCGCAAAAGACGATCCAAAGATGGCAAGAAGGGCATGAAAGGAGTTGATTTGAAATCGGTACAATTATTAGGTTCAGCATACAAAGAAAAG GTACAACCCGATATGGAAGAACTAACAGAAAATGCAGAAGAGGGAGATGAGGGCGAAAGCAAGCAGAGCGAACAAAAGCTTGGCAAACTCCAGTATAAG CTGGAATAtgatttcaattcaaatgcCCTCACCGTCACCGTGATACAAGCGGAAGAGCTTCCTGCTCTGGATATGGGCGGTACTTCCGATCCATACGTCAAAGTATACCTGTTGCCCgataagaagaaaaagtttgaaaCGAAGGTTCACCGGAAAACGTTGAATCCAGTATTCAACGAATCGTTCACGTTCAAG AGCCTTCCATACGCCGAAGCCATGAATAAGACGCTTGTGTTCGCTATTTTTGATTTTGATCGCTTCTCAAAACACGACCAAATCGGGGAGGTTAAGGTGCCGCTCTGCCAGATCGACTTGGCGCAAACGATCGAAGAATGGAGAGAATTACAAAGCGTTGAGGGTGAAGGTGGACAG GAAAATAAGTTGGGAGACATTTGCTTCTCGTTACGTTATGTACCCACTGCAGGTAAATTAACTGTCGTTATCTTGGAAGCGAAAAATCTCAAGAAGATGGATGTTGGTGGCTTATCAG ATCCATACGTCAAGATAGCTCTGATGCAGAATGGCAAgcgtttgaaaaagaaaaagactaGTATCAAAAAATGTACACTAAACCCCTACTACAATGAGTCGTTCTCATTTGAAGTTCCTTTCGAACAAATACAA AAAGTGAATCTTGTCGTCACCGTGGTGGACTATGATCGCATCGGAACCTCAGAACCAATCGGAAAGGTGGTTCTAGGATACAACGCAAGTGGCACTGAGCTTCGTCACTGGTCGGACATGCTGGCATCCCCGAGGCGCCCGATTGCGCAGTGGCACACGCTGAAAGATCCTGATGATGACAAGAAGGACTAA
- the LOC131281547 gene encoding serine palmitoyltransferase 2: MSTTGNISIESSNTLSLPGRRIPNGTTIGKTLNGFNKQNESTEHQKSSYEQVPLHTACFTYLGFYLLMILGYINQLFFTPKVATEKFRDGYVPLYDAFEKFYLRYVYRRVKDCWNRPICSVPGSEVVLKDRITKDYGWSFEFTGTETKCLNLGSYNYLGFAQNEGPCADDAEECIWSYGLAACSSRRELGTNPLHHELEALTAKFLGVEDAIVFGMGFATNSLNIPTLISPGCLVVSDEKNHASIILGLRLSGATPKVFKHNNMKDLERVLKDSIVTGQPGTGNPWKKILIIVEGVFSMEGSIVKLPEIIELKKKYKAYIYLDEAHSIGAMGPSGRGVLDYYGVDPNDIDILMGTFTKSFGSAGGYIAGNKKLINFLRVHSHAHCYASSMSPPVAQQILTSMKIILGMDSSNEGKHRISQLARNTRYFRKRLAQIGVITYGHEDSPVVPMLVYLFSKIGAVVRTLTARNIAVVGVGFPATPIMEGRIRFCLSAAHTKEQLDYALSVIDDISDTLGLKYSRKPRNPHPIDY, translated from the exons ATGTCGACTACTGGTAATATTTCTATTGAAAGCTCTAACACTCTTTCGCTACCAGGTCGCCGTATTCCTAATGGAACAACTATCGGAAAAACATTG AATGGATTCAACAAGCAGAATGAAAGTACGGAGCACCAGAAATCTTCCTACGAGCAGGTTCCATTACATACAGCATGTTTCACTTATCTTGGATTCTATTTGTTGATGATACTGG GTTACATCAACCAATTATTCTTCACGCCCAAAGTAGCAACAGAAAAGTTCCGGGAT ggcTATGTTCCGTTGTATGATGCCTTTGAAAAATTCTACCTACGCTATGTTTATAGGCGTGTGAAGGATTGTTGGAATCGTCCTATTTGCAGTGTTCCTGGGTCAGAGGTAGTGCTGAAGGATAGAATTACTAAAGATTATGGCTGGTCATTTGA ATTTACTGGGACGgaaacgaaatgtttgaacTTGGGTTCATATAATTACTTAGGATTTGCGCAGAACGAGGGACCCTGTGCTGATGATGCAGAAGAGTGCATCTGGAGCTATGGTTTAGCTGCTTGTAGCTCCCGTAGAGAATTAG GCACCAATCCGCTACACCACGAACTCGAAGCATTGACTGCGAAATTTTTGGGCGTCGAAGATGCAATTGTTTTTGGTATGGGATTTGCCACCAATTCGCTTAACATTCCAACTTTGATTTCTCCTGGCTGTCTGGTGGttagtgatgagaaaaatcacgCCTCGATCATCTTGGGATTGAGGCTGTCTGGTGCAACTCCCAAAGTGTTCAAGCACAACAATATGAAAGATTTGGAGCGGGTGCTGAAAGACTCCATTGTCACAGGTCAACCGGGAACTGGAAACCCCTGGAAAAAGATTCTAATCATCGTGGAGGGCGTGTTCAGTATGGAGGGGTCAATAGTGAAGTTGCCGGAGATAATTGAgctgaaaaaaaagtacaaagcCTATATTTACCTAGACGAAGCCCATAGCATTGGTGCCATGGGTCCATCTGGAAGAGGCGTATTAGACTACTATGGAGTTGATCCTAACGATATAGATATTTTGATGGGCACTTTTACCAAAAGCTTCGGTTCTGCTGGTGGCTACATTGCTGGAAACAAG AAACTGATAAACTTCTTGCGCGTTCATAGTCATGCTCACTGTTATGCGAGTTCAATGTCACCACCGGTGGCACAACAAATTTTGACATCGATGAAAATTATTCTTGGCATGGATAGCAGCAATGAAGGCAAGCATCGTATTTCTCAACTAGCGAGAAATACGCGCTACTTCAGGAAACGATTGGCACAAATTGGAGTTATCACGTATGGCCATGAGGATTCGCCTGTAGTTCCAATGTTggtgtatttgttttcaaaaatcgG agCTGTGGTCAGAACATTGACCGCAAGAAAcattgctgttgttggtgtcGGATTTCCAGCAACTCCAATCATGGAAGGCCGCATCCGATTTTGCCTATCAGCAGCCCATACCAAAGAACAGTTGGACTATGCTCTTTCAGTTATTGACGACATAAGCGACACATTGGGGTTAAAATATTCCCGCAAACCAAGAAATCCTCATCCAATTGATTACTAA